A genomic region of Sporichthya brevicatena contains the following coding sequences:
- a CDS encoding MarR family winged helix-turn-helix transcriptional regulator yields the protein MGRKDSAGVSAWASLLRTHAAVVPKLAKEVAAAGLPISWYDVLLVLNAAPERKLRMSDLGAAAVLSREQISRVVSELERAGLVQRVPNPDDKRSSFATLTDVGRERLRAAAPAYTAAIETHFAQHLTAAEIVAVGSALAKVVAAEE from the coding sequence ATGGGTCGGAAGGACAGCGCCGGAGTCAGCGCCTGGGCGTCATTGCTGCGAACGCACGCGGCCGTGGTGCCGAAGCTCGCGAAGGAGGTGGCGGCCGCGGGGCTGCCGATCTCCTGGTACGACGTCCTGCTCGTGCTGAACGCCGCGCCGGAGCGGAAGCTGCGGATGTCGGACCTCGGTGCGGCGGCGGTGCTGAGCCGGGAGCAGATCAGTCGGGTGGTGAGCGAGCTGGAGCGCGCGGGCCTCGTGCAGCGCGTCCCGAACCCCGACGACAAGCGCTCGTCGTTCGCGACCTTGACCGACGTCGGCCGCGAGCGGCTGCGTGCCGCGGCGCCGGCGTACACGGCCGCGATCGAGACCCATTTCGCCCAGCACCTGACCGCCGCGGAGATCGTCGCCGTCGGCTCCGCGCTCGCGAAGGTCGTTGCGGCGGAGGAGTGA